A stretch of the Acyrthosiphon pisum isolate AL4f chromosome A2, pea_aphid_22Mar2018_4r6ur, whole genome shotgun sequence genome encodes the following:
- the LOC115034134 gene encoding uncharacterized protein LOC115034134, with amino-acid sequence MHGLKFNKIIGDGDSSVTKRLHEVMPYGPKFLIEKVECRNHILRNYCQKLMNLTRVTKYPCFIRKFISRNISRDRFRIAVTRAIRHRKITNETFSKKSEELRKDILNSPYHIFGQHKNCDSYFCKRQKLGELNLVNEVTKCGLMSEIYSVIRRVADNSKSLVLDVDNNHCEQYNSIINKHIAGKRINFSQKQSYNIRVQTAVVSFNTGGNFIREIHKKITNKSPGIIAKKFLKYTSDKRKNLKHRRALFKSSGKYKAKTTSNGPDENYGLAQPITDFLSDDEIKKKKSEFIKSLNISATDKKKLEFDTRNQANNNNWFIERRNRLTASNFGKVCKMRPSTSCKAMVHNILYGNPQTNAMEYGKLSEESALKKLEEQIQKPIQKCGLFIDERKPYLAATPVLTKTWLNDSLNDRELGLFNYNIYHCGRSSLTSTSSRGADVLISRRKDVHSYHVHYPDLSTARILVSLNFDT; translated from the exons ATGCATGggttgaaatttaataaaataattg GGGATGGTGATAGCAGTGTCACCAAAAGATTGCACGAAGTTATGCCATACGGACCTAAGTTTCTCATAGAAAAAGTAGAATGTAGAAACCATATCCTTCGAAACTACTGCCAAAAGCTTATGAACTTAACAAGAGTTACTAAATATCCTTGCTTCATAAGAAAATTCATATCGAGAAATATTTCTCGAGATAGATTTCGAATTGCTGTTACAAGAGCAATAAGACACAGAAAAATTACAAATGAAACGTTTAGTAAAAAAAGTGAag AACTACGGAAGGATATTCTTAACAGTCCGTACCACATTTTCGGCCAACATAAAAACTGtgattcatatttttgtaaaagacAAAAACTAGGGGAACTAAATTTAGTAAATGAAGTAACCAAATGTGGTTTGATGAGTGAAATTTATTCTGTTATTCGCCGTGTAGCCGACAACTCAAAAAGTTTGGTTTTAGATGTTGACAATAATCACTGCGAACAATATAATAGCATTATCAATAAGCACATAGCAGGAAAAAGAATAAATTTTAGTCAAAAACAGTCATACAACATCCGAGTACAGACAGCAGTAGTATCGTTCAACACGGGTGGTAATTTTATACGGGAGatccataaaaaaattactaataaaagtCCAg GAATCAtcgcaaaaaaatttttaaaatacacgtcagacaaaagaaaaaatttgaaacaccGGCGAGCACTTTTTAAATCTTCCGGAAAATATAAAGCAAAAACAACTTCTAATGGACCAGATGAAAATTATGGTTTAGCCCAGCCTATAACTGATTTTTTGTCCgatgatgaaataaaaaaaaagaaatcggAGTTTATaaaatcactaaatatttcagcaactgataaaaaaaaattagagttCGACACAAGGAATCaagctaacaataataattggtttaTTGAAAGAAGAAACCGACTAACGGCCTCTAATTTCGGTAAAGTATGCAAAATGCGGCCTAGCACATCTTGTAAAGCTatggtgcataatatattgtatggcaATCCACAAACAAATGCAATGGAATATGGCAAACTATCAGAAGAGTCAgcgttaaaaaaattagaagaaCAAATACAAAAACCTATTCAAAAGTGTGGACTATTTATTGATGAACGTAAGCCATACCTTGCAGCAACACcag tattgaCAAAGACCTGGTTGAATGATAGTTTAAATGACCGTGAATTGGGCttgttcaattataatatttatcattgtggTAGATCTTCACTTACTAGTACTTCTAGTCGTGGTGCAGATGTCCTCATATCAAGACGCAAAGACGTTCATTCTTATCATGTCCATTATCCTGATTTAAGTACCGCCCGAATATTagttagtttaaattttgacacttaa